A part of Hydrogenobacter sp. T-8 genomic DNA contains:
- a CDS encoding SH3 domain-containing protein: protein MRLLILLVLLNLSFAFDKAEINEQSYRLIEYMKRIEEFPQRLRGEQIRDWMTQDRLPEGRLFIGERFFTEKDLESFMEEANLSAIPEEVSVGYGWTLRRTNMRMYPSDAVVHKGNPRIDYNQYTLLEPHTPLVILHSSKSGKWLYAHAPYMRGWVRREDVVFVERNELLKVMSLPFLVVTKGSVKVDSTVFGLGSKVYYEEKKGDIYKVVLPDKRRVWIKRTEGLEEGYIAFNEKRTKSILDSLLGTPYDWGGKEGRWDCSSLVQSLYAIYGLELPRNSSQQAQIGRLVAEGFGSYEEFKETLRALPPFRTLLFMRGHVMIYGGFEEGQPVIYHAVHKLRREDGSQWHVNSIYKNLLERDGLRNLYKSIVAVRVLD, encoded by the coding sequence GTGAGACTTCTCATACTTCTTGTCCTTCTTAACCTTTCCTTTGCCTTTGATAAAGCAGAAATAAACGAGCAGTCCTACAGACTTATAGAATACATGAAAAGAATAGAAGAGTTTCCACAAAGGCTAAGAGGAGAACAGATAAGAGATTGGATGACTCAGGACAGGCTTCCAGAGGGCAGGCTTTTCATAGGAGAGAGGTTTTTTACAGAAAAGGACCTTGAGAGTTTTATGGAGGAGGCTAACCTCTCTGCCATACCAGAGGAGGTTTCTGTGGGGTATGGCTGGACCCTAAGAAGGACCAATATGCGTATGTATCCGAGCGATGCGGTGGTTCATAAGGGAAACCCAAGAATAGACTACAACCAGTATACGCTTCTTGAGCCTCATACTCCTTTGGTTATACTTCATAGCTCAAAGAGTGGAAAGTGGTTATACGCGCATGCACCCTATATGAGAGGCTGGGTAAGGAGAGAGGATGTGGTTTTTGTGGAAAGAAATGAGCTTCTCAAAGTTATGAGCCTGCCCTTTTTGGTGGTAACCAAGGGAAGCGTAAAGGTAGATAGCACTGTCTTTGGACTTGGTTCAAAGGTCTACTACGAAGAGAAGAAGGGAGACATCTACAAGGTAGTCCTTCCAGACAAGAGGAGGGTATGGATAAAAAGGACAGAGGGTCTTGAGGAAGGCTATATAGCCTTTAACGAAAAAAGGACTAAGTCCATATTAGACAGTCTTCTTGGCACACCTTACGATTGGGGTGGAAAGGAGGGAAGGTGGGATTGCTCTTCCTTGGTGCAAAGCCTTTATGCCATATATGGACTTGAGCTTCCAAGAAACTCCTCTCAGCAGGCACAGATAGGCAGGCTTGTAGCGGAGGGTTTTGGTAGCTACGAAGAGTTTAAAGAAACTCTCAGAGCCCTGCCACCCTTTAGGACGCTTCTTTTTATGAGAGGTCATGTAATGATATACGGGGGTTTTGAGGAAGGTCAGCCAGTTATCTACCATGCGGTTCATAAACTAAGAAGGGAGGATGGGTCTCAATGGCATGTAAACAGCATCTATAAAAACCTCCTTGAAAGAGACGGGTTGAGAAACTTATATAAATCTATAGTAGCGGTGAGGGTGCTTGACTAA